One stretch of Natronobacterium gregoryi SP2 DNA includes these proteins:
- a CDS encoding MATE family efflux transporter, with the protein MSPPESPSDSGSDSSTETEAGASSDASPDADGDTSSSSGPDSDRMGGSITDGSLVKPLFHLAWPIVVIQLLQVTYNVVDTLYLGRLSAEAVGAISLAFPLIFLLIAVAGGFTTAGAILVAQYTGASGDRSAGMVAGQTVSFVAILSVVLGVAGYFYTRPALEILPSDPDTAATVIPLAADYMEVFFLGLPLMFGFFVFSALMRGHGDTRTPMLVMVVSVVINVFLDPFLIFGFQDNPLFTWLGLETLEATLFAAVGFTGWGIEGAAVATIVARGVGTGIGLWLLFATSLGPDVGLEHLRPDLELIEDIVRLGTPSMVEQSTSALAMITLTAMVVTFSPPVVSAYGLGNRLISLVFLPAMGLGRAIDTMVGQNLGADKTRRAARSAWIAASTGAGVMLLVAVIAVTFTEPIVSAFLGDVPDAPATIEYGVEYVRIRSVEFAFIGVSQVMLGAFRGAGNTTTAMLISILTLWVGRVGSVYALVFVFDWGPTGIWVGMAVGNVLGAIVGAAWFARGTWKEKYIDDENADETVSDSAAS; encoded by the coding sequence ATCGGACTCGTCGACCGAGACCGAAGCGGGGGCGAGTAGCGACGCGTCTCCGGACGCCGACGGCGATACCTCCTCGAGTTCGGGTCCTGACTCCGATCGGATGGGCGGCTCGATCACGGACGGGAGTCTCGTCAAACCGCTCTTTCACCTGGCCTGGCCGATCGTCGTCATCCAGTTGCTGCAAGTCACGTACAACGTCGTCGACACGCTGTATCTCGGTCGGCTCTCGGCGGAGGCAGTCGGCGCGATCAGTCTCGCCTTTCCGCTGATCTTCCTGCTTATCGCCGTCGCCGGCGGGTTCACGACCGCGGGTGCGATCCTGGTCGCCCAGTATACGGGCGCGTCGGGCGACCGTTCCGCGGGAATGGTGGCCGGACAGACGGTCTCGTTCGTCGCCATACTCTCGGTCGTTCTCGGTGTCGCAGGCTACTTCTACACCCGGCCGGCACTCGAGATTCTCCCGAGCGATCCCGACACCGCTGCAACCGTCATCCCGCTTGCCGCCGACTACATGGAGGTCTTCTTCCTCGGCCTCCCACTGATGTTTGGGTTCTTCGTGTTCTCCGCGCTCATGCGTGGGCACGGCGACACGCGGACGCCGATGCTCGTGATGGTCGTCTCCGTCGTCATCAACGTCTTCCTCGATCCGTTTCTCATCTTCGGCTTCCAGGACAACCCGCTTTTCACGTGGCTCGGGCTGGAGACCCTCGAGGCGACGCTGTTCGCCGCAGTCGGCTTTACCGGCTGGGGGATCGAAGGTGCAGCGGTCGCGACGATCGTTGCCCGCGGCGTCGGCACCGGGATCGGACTCTGGTTACTGTTCGCAACGTCGCTTGGCCCGGACGTCGGCCTCGAGCACCTCCGGCCCGACCTCGAGTTGATCGAGGACATCGTCCGGCTTGGCACTCCAAGCATGGTCGAACAGAGCACGAGCGCGCTGGCGATGATCACGCTGACGGCGATGGTCGTCACCTTCTCGCCGCCGGTCGTCTCCGCTTACGGGCTGGGTAACCGACTGATTTCGCTCGTGTTCCTGCCGGCGATGGGGCTCGGCCGGGCGATCGACACGATGGTCGGGCAGAACCTCGGAGCCGACAAGACACGCCGTGCCGCGCGGTCGGCCTGGATCGCCGCCTCGACCGGCGCGGGCGTGATGTTGCTGGTCGCAGTGATCGCAGTGACCTTTACCGAACCGATCGTGAGTGCGTTCCTCGGGGACGTCCCGGACGCGCCAGCAACGATTGAGTACGGTGTCGAGTACGTCCGGATTCGATCGGTCGAGTTTGCCTTCATCGGCGTCTCACAGGTGATGCTCGGTGCGTTCCGGGGCGCGGGCAACACGACCACGGCGATGCTCATTTCGATTCTCACGCTGTGGGTTGGCCGCGTCGGGAGTGTCTACGCGCTCGTGTTCGTCTTCGACTGGGGGCCGACCGGCATCTGGGTCGGGATGGCCGTCGGCAACGTTCTCGGTGCGATCGTTGGGGCCGCCTGGTTCGCCCGAGGAACCTGGAAAGAGAAGTACATCGACGACGAGAACGCCGACGAGACCGTCTCCGACAGTGCCGCGAGCTAG